From Saprospiraceae bacterium, one genomic window encodes:
- a CDS encoding 50S ribosomal protein L25, with translation METVRIQGLLRDKNGKEAAKRYRAQGLVPCVLYSKDDHVQFCVNPADLKHLVFSPDFKVAEIDIQGKAYKCILKEIQWHPVTDAVVHIDFLQLIPSVPVKVELPIRLKGAAQGVKSGGKLIQRMRMVKIKTVPENLISEMQADVTNLDLGQTMRIRDIRTEKGVEILTPAATPIVSIEIPRALKTAEAAAPAKK, from the coding sequence ATGGAAACAGTACGCATTCAAGGCCTCTTGAGAGACAAAAATGGCAAAGAGGCTGCTAAACGGTACCGGGCCCAGGGTTTGGTTCCTTGCGTTTTATACTCCAAGGATGATCATGTTCAATTTTGTGTGAATCCAGCCGATTTGAAACATCTTGTTTTTAGTCCGGATTTTAAAGTAGCGGAAATAGACATTCAAGGTAAAGCTTATAAGTGCATCTTAAAGGAAATCCAATGGCACCCTGTGACAGATGCAGTTGTTCACATTGATTTTTTGCAATTAATTCCTTCTGTTCCAGTAAAAGTGGAATTGCCTATTCGTCTTAAAGGAGCGGCCCAAGGTGTCAAATCCGGGGGAAAACTGATCCAAAGGATGAGAATGGTTAAAATTAAGACCGTTCCAGAAAATTTGATTTCTGAAATGCAGGCTGATGTAACGAATTTGGATCTTGGACAGACCATGCGAATCAGGGATATCCGTACGGAAAAGGGAGTTGAAATCCTGACTCCTGCGGCGACACCGATCGTTTCAATCGAAATCCCAAGGGCTTTGAAAACAGCGGAGGCTGCTGCTCCTGCCAAAAAGTAA
- a CDS encoding RNA polymerase sigma factor — protein sequence MTTEEDRQILEWLSDPNTLNKGFRVLVEKYQEKLYWQIRRMVLNHEDADDVLQNTFIKIFRNIGSFEGKSSLYTWMYRIAGNESLSFLEKQKRQFAESLDELATHPAILRLQADPYYVGDETNQILQRAILTLPEKQRQVFHLRYYDEMPYKEMSELLETSEGALKSSFHHAVKKIQEYVQSSQKNL from the coding sequence GTGACAACGGAGGAAGACCGACAAATTCTGGAATGGCTTTCCGATCCAAACACTCTGAACAAAGGTTTCAGAGTTCTTGTGGAGAAATATCAGGAAAAGCTCTATTGGCAAATCAGGAGAATGGTTTTAAACCATGAAGATGCTGATGATGTATTGCAAAACACCTTCATCAAGATTTTCAGAAACATAGGGTCTTTTGAAGGTAAAAGCAGTCTTTACACCTGGATGTATAGGATCGCGGGTAATGAATCTCTGAGTTTTCTCGAGAAACAGAAAAGGCAGTTTGCGGAATCTCTGGATGAATTGGCTACACATCCTGCCATTCTAAGGTTGCAGGCAGATCCTTATTATGTTGGTGACGAAACCAACCAGATTTTGCAACGAGCCATTTTGACTTTACCGGAAAAGCAAAGACAGGTTTTTCACTTAAGGTATTACGACGAAATGCCTTATAAGGAAATGTCGGAATTGCTGGAAACCAGTGAAGGAGCTTTGAAATCTTCGTTTCATCATGCGGTAAAAAAAATTCAAGAATATGTGCAATCCAGTCAAAAGAATCTCTGA
- a CDS encoding lysophospholipid acyltransferase family protein produces MKVICKWLLNILGWRVEGADSLHNIKKFIIIVAPHTSNWDFPLGLLVRKAHQLDMVRYLGKSSLFKWPIGWIFRALGGYPVDRSKSTNMVQSYVEVFNAHDQFAIVLAPEGTRKKVEHFKTGFYYIAKGAKVPIIPCIFDWENQTVRFLDSFVPGENSERDLQYLESLFKGIKGRNPELGI; encoded by the coding sequence ATGAAAGTGATTTGCAAATGGTTATTGAATATTCTTGGATGGAGGGTTGAAGGCGCAGATTCCTTGCACAACATAAAAAAGTTTATTATCATTGTTGCCCCACATACTTCTAACTGGGACTTCCCACTGGGCCTTTTGGTCCGAAAAGCCCATCAATTGGATATGGTAAGATACCTTGGCAAGTCCAGTTTGTTTAAATGGCCTATTGGGTGGATATTCAGAGCCCTCGGAGGCTATCCTGTGGATCGCAGCAAATCTACAAACATGGTCCAATCATACGTTGAGGTTTTTAATGCCCACGACCAATTTGCCATAGTCCTCGCCCCAGAAGGCACACGCAAAAAAGTAGAACACTTTAAAACAGGCTTCTACTATATTGCGAAAGGCGCAAAAGTGCCCATTATACCTTGCATTTTTGATTGGGAAAACCAAACAGTCCGGTTTCTTGATTCATTTGTACCCGGCGAGAATAGTGAGCGGGATCTGCAATATTTGGAATCTTTATTTAAAGGGATTAAGGGTCGGAACCCTGAATTGGGTATCTAG
- a CDS encoding T9SS type A sorting domain-containing protein produces MKSIYLILGITFVGLCFLSNRAGRASSQNLGSTGAPKEQTVCKSCHNGPIDVSVSIHLLDGMDTVNTWEPGRNYTVRVAVHHTGGTVPKAYGFQLTAINAPLNSDGPSIQSISPLSANVKLGTAQGRLYAEHNDRSTTPVFEVSWTAPESGFGPVSFYTAANGVNSDNNLTGDGSAKVAAQWNEKMSSNSNKLSLNRSISLYPNPASEASFVKDEAGLVHRIVIRDLLGKLLKSEILDVGKKSILISDLQDGVYMVQFFAKDSQLIKTQRLVKRNLRP; encoded by the coding sequence ATGAAATCCATTTACCTGATTTTAGGAATCACTTTTGTGGGTCTGTGCTTTTTATCCAACCGGGCCGGGAGAGCGAGCTCCCAAAATTTAGGCTCCACAGGTGCACCTAAGGAGCAAACGGTTTGTAAAAGCTGTCACAATGGCCCGATCGATGTTAGCGTATCCATTCATTTATTGGATGGAATGGATACAGTGAACACCTGGGAACCTGGTAGAAATTATACGGTCAGGGTGGCTGTACATCATACTGGAGGGACTGTTCCGAAAGCTTACGGCTTCCAGTTAACTGCAATCAACGCGCCGCTGAATTCAGATGGTCCCAGCATACAGTCAATTTCTCCTTTAAGTGCTAATGTGAAATTGGGGACAGCTCAGGGTCGTTTATATGCTGAGCACAATGACAGGAGTACCACTCCGGTTTTTGAAGTAAGTTGGACAGCACCTGAGTCGGGATTTGGTCCGGTTAGTTTTTATACTGCCGCTAACGGAGTGAACAGTGACAATAATCTGACAGGCGACGGTTCTGCTAAAGTGGCTGCACAATGGAATGAAAAAATGAGCTCAAATTCTAATAAGCTGTCTTTAAACCGCTCAATTAGTTTGTATCCGAATCCGGCAAGTGAAGCAAGCTTTGTAAAAGATGAGGCTGGTTTAGTTCATCGAATCGTGATTAGAGATTTGTTGGGCAAATTATTGAAATCTGAGATTCTGGATGTAGGTAAAAAGTCTATCCTAATTTCTGATTTGCAGGATGGGGTTTATATGGTACAGTTTTTCGCAAAAGATTCTCAACTGATAAAGACCCAGCGTTTGGTCAAGAGAAATCTAAGACCATAA